A region from the Thermoanaerobaculia bacterium genome encodes:
- the cheB gene encoding chemotaxis-specific protein-glutamate methyltransferase CheB, which yields MIRVLVVDDSAFSRVTISRMVQKDPELKVVATAVNGEEAIRLAVAHRPDVITLDLEMPGLDGFSVLRWLAANLRIPAIVVSSRQGRDDVFRALDLGALDFVLKPQAHASLEYERLESTLVEKVRAAAAARYPGESAVPAVVPPPGAAPRSARPGAIVVIGASTGGPAALSSLLPALPVLGCPIVVAQHMPAGFTGLFAERLSRVAGFPVLEARDGQLLQPGRAYVAPGGAHLDVVGGAPAYRARVAERAGNDLYSPSVDRLFRSAAAAAGPRAIAIVLTGMGSDGRDGVLEIRRVGGKAIAESEESAVVFGMPREAALSGAVDEVRPLVEIPEAIVRLLNADGGPP from the coding sequence ATGATCCGCGTCCTCGTCGTCGACGACAGCGCGTTTTCGCGCGTGACGATTTCCCGGATGGTCCAGAAGGACCCGGAGCTCAAGGTCGTGGCGACCGCGGTGAACGGGGAGGAGGCGATCCGGCTCGCGGTGGCGCACCGGCCGGACGTGATCACGCTCGACCTCGAGATGCCGGGGCTCGACGGGTTCTCGGTGCTGCGATGGCTCGCGGCGAACCTGCGGATCCCGGCGATCGTCGTGTCGTCGCGGCAGGGGCGCGACGACGTCTTCCGGGCGCTCGACCTCGGCGCCCTGGATTTCGTCCTGAAGCCGCAGGCGCACGCGTCGCTCGAGTACGAGCGGCTCGAGTCGACCCTCGTCGAGAAGGTCCGCGCCGCCGCGGCCGCGCGATACCCCGGAGAGTCCGCGGTCCCGGCCGTTGTGCCGCCGCCCGGCGCGGCGCCCCGGTCGGCCCGGCCCGGCGCGATCGTCGTCATCGGCGCGTCGACCGGAGGGCCGGCGGCGCTCTCCTCGCTCCTGCCCGCGCTGCCGGTGCTCGGCTGTCCGATCGTCGTCGCGCAGCACATGCCCGCGGGCTTCACCGGGCTCTTCGCCGAACGGCTCTCGCGGGTCGCGGGGTTTCCGGTCCTCGAGGCCCGCGACGGCCAGCTCCTGCAGCCGGGGCGCGCCTACGTGGCGCCGGGGGGCGCGCACCTCGACGTCGTCGGCGGGGCCCCCGCGTATCGCGCGCGGGTGGCGGAGCGCGCCGGCAACGACCTGTATTCGCCCTCCGTGGACCGGCTGTTCCGCAGCGCGGCGGCGGCGGCGGGTCCGCGGGCGATCGCGATCGTCCTCACCGGCATGGGAAGCGACGGACGCGACGGCGTCCTCGAGATTCGCCGCGTCGGGGGGAAGGCGATCGCCGAATCCGAAGAATCGGCGGTCGTGTTCGGGATGCCGCGCGAGGCGGCGCTGTCCGGCGCGGTCGACGAAGTCCGCCCTCTCGTCGAGATCCCGGAGGCGATCGTGCGGCTCCTGAACGCCGACGGCGGCCCGCCCTGA